The Bacillus zhangzhouensis region TAAAATGCTCGCAAAGCTTTGAATAGACCGTTTGGCGATATCGATTTTCTTTTCACCTTCAACTGATTGTGCCATGCTACCGCTTAAATCGAGTAGTATCACCACATGAGCAGGCGGCTCCTGTTTTGTTACAGCATGAGCTGGTGATGAAAGAAGCAGGACAAGACTAGCCAAAATGGTTAATATGATATTTCTTTTCATCAATTAAAAACCTCCCTTTGTACAGAAAAAGAGAAACGAAAGCATAAATCAATCGTTTCCCTTTTGTTCAGCAAGTTATTCGTGTAGTTTTAATGATTCTGCTGTAAAGATAGAAGCCATTTCTTTACCATTGCTTGCTTGGTAGTAATGGCCTTTACCAGCTTCAGCTACTTGCTTCAATTGACCTTCATAGCCATCGTTAAAATCTAATCCGATCACATTTACAACAGTTGATCCATTTGAGTGATGCAATTCTTTTGCTACTTTTACTGGATCTCCACCACAAGTTTCTTCACCATCAGTGATTAAGTACACAATATGCATTGTTCCTTCATTAAGCTGTTCATCCACTTGCTTTGCATTTTCAAGTGCACGTGCAATCGGTGTCCAGCCAGTTGGACCAAGTCCGTTTAAAGAGTTTTCAAAGCTGTTTTTTTCATAAGGCTGTACGCCGTAAACGCCTCTAATGACTTCACATGATTGTGCTTTACCTGAATTTTTGTTGTTTCCTTCAGAACCAAACAAGCTCATACGAATTTGAGCGTCTTTTGGAAGTGACTGAGCAAATTTAAATACCTCTTGTTTAGCGAGATCAAATTTGCGCACTCCCTCTACTTTTCTTGCCATGCTTCCACTTGCATCAAGTAAGATTGTTACTCTTACATCTTGGTTTTGTTTTTCGACTGTAGATGCTTCTGCAAATACTGGTGAAGAGATTGACATAGATAATGTCAATACAGCTAAGGTTACGAGTGTACTTACTTTTTTCAACATACTTTTCCTTCCTCCTTATGTATTTGATTGAAACATCTTAATCGTAAAATATTCTGTCTTGGAATGGTATAGGACTCGGTCCCTTTTTATCATTCATCAAAATCACTAAAATTCTGTCAGATGTCTAGATATTTTCACCTAACACACGAATTATCCTCCCGTTTTCCCTGTCTTTCGAGGGACTCTGTATCGGCCATCGGTTCTTGTCAGGACATAAATGTTTAAGATTTCCTGACCCTGCGTCTTAAGTCGCGATTTGACACATTCTGTTCACATCTCTTTGAACACACAAAAAAATGCCCCATTTCTGAGGCACCTTTGCTTTATTTTTTAGCCATATACGTGTTGAGAAAACGATCGGCTGATTCAATTTGAATTCCTTTATAATAATGTTTCACGATGGCATCTACTTTTTTGCCTTCCTGCGCCATATAATGCGCACCATATTGACTCATGCCTACACCATGACCATATCCTTTTGTTGTAATGACAATCTGCTGACCCTGACGTTCCCATGTGAAGTCCGCTGAATGAAGGCCTAGTGATTCTCGAATGTCTCGGCCTGACATTGTTTTACCGTTGATCACGGCTTTCGCTACCTGATTTCCTGGTGTCCGTTCTACAATCTGTCCGACCTGAGCCTTCTGAGTAAGTGTCACACCTAATTTTTGCTGAAATTCACTCACCGAGATGGTTTTCCTGTTTTGAAATTTTGGTGATTTTTCATCCCATTCACTTGAGACACTTTTCAAATAAGGGATCTCGTTTTTCCAATAGGCTTCGGCATTTTCCGTTTTTCCGTTACTTGTTGAAAAGAATGAAGCATCAAT contains the following coding sequences:
- a CDS encoding VWA domain-containing protein; amino-acid sequence: MLKKVSTLVTLAVLTLSMSISSPVFAEASTVEKQNQDVRVTILLDASGSMARKVEGVRKFDLAKQEVFKFAQSLPKDAQIRMSLFGSEGNNKNSGKAQSCEVIRGVYGVQPYEKNSFENSLNGLGPTGWTPIARALENAKQVDEQLNEGTMHIVYLITDGEETCGGDPVKVAKELHHSNGSTVVNVIGLDFNDGYEGQLKQVAEAGKGHYYQASNGKEMASIFTAESLKLHE